A region of Selenomonadales bacterium 4137-cl DNA encodes the following proteins:
- the lspA gene encoding signal peptidase II → MPVMVLAIVVAVVDQGIKNYVQAHMTLGMSIPVINGVFHITYILNPGAAFGLLEYQTKLFVAVAVIMLAALVYFYCHIAAGHWLLRFGAGLLAGGATGNVIDRVTTGYVVDFLDFRIWPVFNSADIAIVTGVGCLVYIMLFLPEMLPESPGRPEKEG, encoded by the coding sequence GTGCCGGTAATGGTATTAGCTATTGTCGTTGCCGTTGTCGATCAAGGAATAAAAAACTATGTTCAGGCGCATATGACGCTGGGCATGTCCATACCGGTCATCAACGGAGTGTTTCATATCACGTATATACTGAACCCAGGAGCTGCTTTCGGCCTGCTTGAATATCAGACCAAATTATTTGTGGCTGTAGCTGTCATCATGCTTGCCGCACTGGTGTATTTTTACTGCCATATAGCGGCGGGGCACTGGCTTCTTCGTTTTGGCGCCGGCCTGTTGGCTGGCGGCGCGACCGGCAATGTCATTGACAGGGTGACAACAGGCTATGTGGTGGACTTCCTTGATTTTCGTATCTGGCCGGTTTTTAACTCGGCGGATATTGCCATTGTGACCGGAGTGGGCTGCCTTGTTTACATCATGCTATTCTTGCCCGAAATGCTGCCTGAGAGCCCGGGAAGGCCGGAGAAAGAAGGTTAA
- the mltG gene encoding endolytic transglycosylase MltG, producing the protein MSIVPQKKALLQIAMLLLVLMAITGFEYWRDYRVPVSAGEGKTLTVTVKPEMTVKDIGDELFQNGIIHNATLFRIIAKVQGVEKSLQAGDYALSPNMSITGIIDKMVKGDIVYRLFTIPEGYNVEQIAKLLAEQGLGDGAKFKELARKYTPFPYMEQQPEIIYSSEGYIFPDTYRITGGMTEAALLEMMVANFDKKITPEMRERAKTLGLSLHQVMTLASLVEKEAKLAKERPVIAGVFFNRLKQGMPLQSCPTVQYILGYPKTELTIADTQIASPYNTYQNPGLPPGPIASPGMAALRAVLYPADTPYLYFVAAKDGSHRFSRTYEEHLAAVDEIAGQVNGKL; encoded by the coding sequence ATGAGCATTGTACCGCAGAAAAAAGCGCTGTTACAAATAGCTATGCTATTGTTGGTTCTCATGGCGATTACCGGCTTTGAGTATTGGCGGGATTACCGTGTGCCGGTCAGCGCTGGTGAAGGCAAGACTCTAACGGTTACGGTGAAGCCGGAAATGACAGTGAAAGATATCGGTGATGAGTTGTTCCAAAACGGGATCATTCACAATGCTACGCTTTTTCGCATTATCGCCAAAGTCCAGGGGGTGGAAAAATCGCTCCAGGCCGGTGATTATGCCCTAAGTCCCAACATGAGCATCACAGGAATAATCGACAAGATGGTTAAGGGAGATATCGTTTATCGTCTGTTTACCATTCCGGAAGGTTACAATGTGGAGCAAATCGCTAAGCTGCTTGCTGAACAAGGATTGGGCGACGGCGCCAAGTTTAAGGAACTGGCCCGAAAGTACACGCCTTTCCCATATATGGAGCAACAGCCGGAGATCATCTATTCATCCGAAGGATATATCTTTCCGGACACGTACCGGATAACCGGAGGCATGACGGAAGCAGCGCTCCTGGAAATGATGGTTGCCAACTTTGATAAAAAAATTACGCCGGAAATGAGGGAGCGGGCCAAAACGCTGGGGCTGTCCCTGCATCAGGTGATGACGCTGGCATCGCTGGTGGAAAAGGAAGCAAAGCTGGCTAAAGAGCGGCCTGTCATTGCGGGGGTATTTTTCAACCGGCTGAAACAAGGTATGCCGCTCCAGTCTTGTCCGACCGTGCAGTATATTTTAGGCTATCCGAAGACTGAGCTTACTATCGCGGACACCCAAATTGCGTCGCCCTATAACACGTACCAGAACCCCGGACTACCGCCAGGCCCGATAGCCAGTCCCGGCATGGCCGCTCTCCGGGCGGTGCTGTATCCGGCAGATACGCCTTATCTTTATTTTGTGGCCGCCAAGGACGGCTCCCACCGCTTCAGCAGAACATATGAAGAGCATTTGGCTGCTGTCGATGAGATAGCTGGTCAGGTGAATGGAAAACTTTGA
- a CDS encoding NlpC/P60 family protein — protein MKKSKCFKWTVIGLLGVSLIWGSPAGASAASQLGDSGDEVIIIQERLLNLGYNAGIQDGLFGYQTQAAVEAFQADYGLAVDGIVGEDTWRVLRTTVPQVSRGTAATARIVLTAQRYLGVPYVWGGASPGGFDCSGFTQYVFALNGVSLPRTADMQFGVGIPVRYDQLQPGDLVYFSTYEPGPSHNGIYIGGGRFISATSSRGVVIDRLDSAYWDARYVGARRVIR, from the coding sequence TTGAAAAAATCAAAGTGTTTCAAATGGACTGTAATCGGACTATTAGGTGTGTCCCTTATTTGGGGGAGTCCGGCAGGGGCCTCCGCGGCTAGCCAGTTAGGAGACAGTGGTGACGAAGTTATAATTATCCAAGAACGGCTATTAAATCTGGGGTATAATGCAGGGATACAGGATGGGTTGTTCGGCTATCAGACCCAAGCTGCGGTTGAAGCTTTTCAGGCGGATTACGGATTGGCTGTGGACGGGATTGTGGGCGAGGATACCTGGCGGGTGCTCCGGACTACTGTTCCCCAAGTGAGCCGGGGCACAGCGGCCACTGCCCGGATTGTGCTTACTGCCCAGCGCTATCTGGGAGTCCCTTATGTATGGGGTGGTGCAAGTCCTGGAGGGTTTGACTGTTCGGGATTTACTCAGTACGTGTTTGCATTAAACGGAGTAAGTCTGCCGCGTACAGCAGATATGCAGTTTGGCGTCGGGATTCCGGTGCGTTATGACCAGCTACAGCCTGGCGACTTGGTGTATTTTTCCACCTATGAGCCCGGTCCGTCCCACAATGGGATTTATATCGGAGGCGGAAGATTTATCAGTGCAACTTCCAGCCGTGGCGTGGTCATAGACCGTTTGGATAGTGCTTACTGGGATGCACGGTATGTGGGCGCCCGGCGCGTTATCAGGTAG
- a CDS encoding cytochrome c biogenesis protein CcdA, translating to MEFGHFALLTAFTAGVISFLSPCVLAALPTYTAFLATSGTSSAVSYPGIRRLWLNTCIFLSGFIIVFLVVGAGASFLGQILHDYQHLIRKTGAVFMILMGISALFPLSRLRHGFRPRFPTGTGPIGIFLLGIASTAAWSPCNGPLLAPVLVYAGTSSSLLKGIAVFFIYALGFCIPFALLTVTLQRYLIRIRPFSSRLYLLPRVAGIILALTGLLIFFDLLG from the coding sequence ATGGAGTTTGGACATTTTGCATTGTTGACGGCTTTTACCGCCGGAGTAATATCATTTCTGTCACCGTGTGTATTGGCTGCTTTACCAACGTACACGGCGTTTCTTGCAACGAGCGGCACAAGTTCAGCCGTAAGCTATCCAGGGATAAGGCGGTTGTGGCTTAATACTTGCATCTTTTTAAGCGGGTTCATCATCGTTTTTCTCGTTGTCGGCGCCGGCGCATCCTTCCTTGGTCAAATTCTGCATGATTATCAGCACCTCATCCGTAAAACCGGGGCAGTATTCATGATACTAATGGGTATTAGTGCTCTATTTCCTTTAAGCCGGCTGCGTCATGGGTTTCGGCCTCGTTTCCCTACCGGTACTGGTCCTATAGGAATTTTTCTCTTGGGTATAGCTTCCACCGCCGCCTGGAGCCCGTGCAATGGCCCCCTGCTTGCTCCTGTGCTTGTTTATGCCGGCACATCATCGTCGCTGTTAAAAGGAATCGCCGTCTTTTTCATTTATGCCTTGGGCTTTTGTATCCCGTTTGCGCTGCTGACGGTTACGCTGCAGCGATACCTGATCAGAATACGTCCATTCTCCAGCCGGCTGTATCTTTTGCCGCGCGTCGCCGGCATCATTCTGGCACTCACGGGTCTATTAATCTTTTTCGATTTACTCGGATAG
- a CDS encoding tetratricopeptide repeat protein, with the protein MINTDKKIMVSARVNAEAVSFLKNMEVPLSDVIEAGIMCFLLLDDFDKVKFLIQNNEEVALKKVVQSSRGANTKIWPEMVKELLGLKSVTEVKPAVRELISVAKNLEDRGEEVFFKKRIAGLDATALLQEANLLMLRSDFAGALMIYESALRLFEVEPDWPEAAKTQVMVGKCHQYLKYYSCSLHAYEEARRVFKQLDMWYELAGVLFDRGTCYQMTGRYEEAYDAFNESRLLFEGLGNSEAVFRAFSHMEACLSCVGDKKRMLELYDLLFDRIENLRKQLLPIY; encoded by the coding sequence ATGATAAATACCGACAAGAAAATTATGGTCAGCGCTCGGGTCAACGCCGAGGCCGTCAGCTTCCTGAAAAACATGGAAGTGCCCCTGTCGGATGTCATTGAGGCAGGCATCATGTGTTTTTTGTTGTTGGACGATTTTGACAAGGTCAAGTTCCTAATCCAAAATAACGAAGAAGTAGCCCTGAAGAAGGTTGTGCAAAGCAGCCGGGGAGCCAACACGAAAATTTGGCCGGAGATGGTGAAGGAGCTGCTGGGACTGAAGAGTGTCACAGAGGTAAAACCGGCCGTGCGAGAGTTGATATCGGTGGCCAAGAACCTCGAAGATCGTGGCGAAGAAGTGTTTTTCAAAAAACGTATCGCCGGCCTGGACGCGACAGCCCTGCTGCAGGAGGCCAACCTGCTGATGCTGAGGAGCGATTTCGCCGGCGCCCTGATGATTTACGAAAGCGCTCTGCGGCTGTTTGAAGTGGAACCTGATTGGCCGGAAGCCGCCAAGACCCAGGTAATGGTCGGCAAGTGCCACCAGTATCTAAAATATTATTCTTGCTCCTTGCACGCCTATGAAGAGGCGCGGCGGGTCTTTAAGCAATTGGATATGTGGTACGAATTGGCCGGAGTATTGTTTGACCGGGGGACTTGCTACCAGATGACCGGAAGGTATGAAGAGGCGTATGACGCCTTCAACGAATCGCGTCTGCTTTTTGAAGGGCTAGGAAACTCGGAAGCGGTATTTAGAGCCTTTTCCCATATGGAAGCCTGTCTGAGTTGCGTGGGGGATAAGAAACGGATGCTGGAACTGTATGATCTGCTTTTTGATAGAATTGAGAACTTGAGAAAACAGCTATTACCCATATATTAA
- a CDS encoding CC/Se motif family (seleno)protein: protein MRFAITSAARQYITANGGSVTIKVEKKPTVFGCCGPDEIPYPSMRLGKPAENELAGYLRFVVEEFEVYCDKALEDMAESGELTIELERTFFSKKLVLYGIKMESH, encoded by the coding sequence ATGCGCTTCGCGATAACGTCTGCCGCCCGCCAGTACATAACCGCCAACGGCGGTTCCGTCACCATAAAGGTTGAGAAAAAGCCCACAGTTTTCGGCTGTTGTGGTCCGGATGAAATCCCATACCCGTCCATGCGATTGGGAAAACCGGCCGAGAACGAACTTGCGGGATATCTGCGGTTCGTGGTTGAAGAATTCGAAGTTTACTGCGACAAGGCGCTTGAGGATATGGCTGAATCCGGCGAACTGACCATTGAACTGGAACGGACCTTTTTTAGCAAAAAACTGGTGCTCTACGGCATAAAAATGGAAAGCCACTGA
- a CDS encoding cation diffusion facilitator family transporter: protein MLISFTLTATIMVVEFVGGVITNSLALISDAGHMLSDAGSLLLSLLAVWYAAKPPSSNKTFGFYRFEILAALLNGATLFLIAGIIMWEAYHRIWQPPAVQSGTMIIIAAIGLLTNLASAWALTHHGDTANVNVRSAYLHILGDALGSVGAITAGVLIYFFRWYWADPAVSVIVGLLILRSAWHVIDEALRILMEGTPPTIDWADVKDTLSKIPGIKDVHDLHIWSLTSGVDTLTCHLLIDHGIDPQQILQEAIKQIAEKYKIHHTTIQVETEDFYQRICSETACPII from the coding sequence TTGCTGATATCATTCACTTTGACCGCAACGATAATGGTCGTGGAGTTTGTCGGCGGCGTCATTACCAACAGCTTGGCCCTTATTTCAGACGCAGGCCATATGCTGAGCGACGCCGGCTCGCTGCTGCTAAGTCTCTTGGCAGTCTGGTACGCGGCAAAGCCGCCGAGTTCGAATAAGACTTTCGGGTTTTACCGATTTGAAATTCTGGCGGCATTGCTAAACGGGGCCACCCTGTTTCTTATCGCCGGCATTATCATGTGGGAGGCTTATCATCGGATATGGCAGCCACCCGCGGTCCAGAGCGGGACAATGATTATCATAGCCGCTATCGGCCTATTGACAAACTTGGCTAGCGCCTGGGCTCTCACCCATCACGGCGATACCGCCAACGTAAACGTCCGTAGCGCTTACCTGCACATTCTGGGTGACGCTCTGGGCTCGGTGGGAGCGATAACCGCCGGGGTGCTTATTTACTTTTTCCGGTGGTACTGGGCCGATCCGGCAGTCAGCGTCATCGTCGGCCTGCTTATTCTGCGGAGCGCATGGCATGTAATCGACGAGGCCCTCCGCATCCTTATGGAAGGAACGCCTCCGACGATAGATTGGGCAGATGTCAAGGACACGCTGTCAAAGATTCCCGGCATCAAGGACGTCCATGATCTTCATATTTGGTCGCTTACCTCCGGGGTCGACACCCTGACCTGTCATTTGCTCATAGACCACGGTATAGACCCTCAGCAAATCCTGCAGGAGGCGATTAAGCAGATTGCCGAGAAGTATAAAATTCACCATACCACGATTCAGGTCGAGACAGAGGATTTTTACCAAAGGATTTGTTCCGAGACAGCCTGCCCAATAATATGA
- a CDS encoding stage II sporulation protein P translates to MVFSRGRTKYFVLAAVVLILIGLAIGYYVSSLTPERKPLEIEEKPYEYYIIIDEASGKTLAFVATVVVSPGDEYLNEDGQWYEVVRVEENRAYARQFEKKQ, encoded by the coding sequence ATGGTCTTCTCACGCGGGCGAACAAAATATTTCGTTTTGGCCGCAGTCGTTCTTATACTAATCGGATTGGCTATCGGCTACTACGTCTCCTCCCTGACGCCGGAACGCAAGCCTTTAGAGATTGAAGAAAAGCCATACGAATACTATATCATCATCGACGAGGCCAGCGGCAAAACCCTCGCCTTCGTTGCGACTGTCGTCGTGAGCCCGGGAGACGAATATCTAAATGAAGACGGCCAGTGGTACGAGGTAGTCCGTGTGGAGGAAAACCGGGCCTACGCCCGACAATTTGAGAAAAAGCAATAG
- a CDS encoding metalloregulator ArsR/SmtB family transcription factor, which produces MREQECDVCEQLCEHPQNICLAKAEMLTNDAVHQLAEIFKILGDATRIKILHALSKRELCVCDIAAVVQMGQSAVSHQLRLLRGSRLVKHRKEGKMVWYSLDDEHISLLLSQGIEHIAHR; this is translated from the coding sequence ATGAGAGAACAAGAATGCGATGTGTGCGAACAATTGTGTGAGCATCCCCAGAACATCTGCCTGGCCAAAGCTGAAATGCTTACGAATGATGCGGTTCATCAACTGGCCGAGATATTCAAGATACTCGGTGATGCCACCCGGATAAAAATTCTGCATGCGCTGTCCAAACGGGAGCTTTGCGTGTGCGATATCGCCGCCGTGGTCCAAATGGGCCAATCGGCGGTCTCGCATCAGCTCCGGCTTTTGCGCGGCTCACGGTTGGTAAAACATCGCAAGGAAGGAAAAATGGTCTGGTACTCGCTCGACGATGAGCACATTTCATTGCTGTTATCGCAAGGTATCGAACACATAGCACATAGGTAA
- a CDS encoding heavy metal translocating P-type ATPase codes for MEFKKVNARKTTEKCGDGCCCSSNTNTSKAAPAENGCGCESETVGVCSDNGAIALKEKQEKNGSPNIASASVFQVSGITCMDCAQKFERAVNGLPGVVKALLNTVTGKLVVEGQADLEAIRKLGKEEDYSVEPVQQAAAPAAAVYQVDGICCMDCAAKFEKAVSALPGVTSVTLNKVTGKLTVEGQADLETIRRLGAEENYTINPVREVSVGRSHVFQVDGICCMDCAAKFEKGVAALPGVNKASLNTVTGKLTVEGEADLEAIRRLGAEENYTITPLADQPLSAPKAAVTKPKWELRRAILSGVALAVAYGVEKFGGPSMVFLPLYIVAMVLGGWGNFKKAARALPRFNFNMSVLMSIAVVGALAIGQYEEGASVAFLYAISEMLEAWTMDKARRSIRQLMDIAPNTARIRRNGSELEVPVEQIAVGDVMIIRPGEKLAMDGVIIKGESAINQAAITGESIPVEKGPGAEVYAGTLNTHGSLEVEVTKLVQDTTIAKIIHLVEEAQGQRAPSQAFVERFAAVYTPVVMALAVGMIFVPPLLLGYEWAPWIYRGLALLVVSCPCALVVSTPVAIVSAISNAAKNGVLIKGGIYLEEFGSLNAIAFDKTGTLTKGEPAVTDVIPMGNLSEMKLLETAASLEARSEHPLATAIVKAAEAKGLSIVPAEDFAAITGRGAQGTIDGQTVYIGNPRLFNELGVSLSPVEKEVERLQSEGKTAMIVGTSDNYQGIIAVADEVREASEAAIAGLKKQGITHTIMLTGDNAATAKAMAARVGVDEFRAELLPQDKVTAIKELLEKYGKVAMIGDGINDAPALALSSVGIAMGGAGTDTALETADIALMADDLRMLPFTVQLSRKALKIIRQNIGFSLVIKAVAVFAVFPGWLTLWLAILADMGASIIVTLNSLRLLQVKPKE; via the coding sequence GTGGAATTCAAAAAAGTTAACGCCCGGAAAACAACGGAAAAATGCGGTGATGGCTGCTGCTGTTCTTCTAACACCAATACTTCAAAGGCAGCACCGGCGGAAAACGGCTGCGGCTGTGAATCTGAAACGGTTGGGGTATGTTCAGACAATGGTGCCATTGCGCTGAAAGAAAAGCAGGAAAAGAACGGCAGTCCGAATATAGCCTCAGCTAGTGTCTTTCAGGTTAGTGGCATCACCTGCATGGACTGCGCTCAGAAGTTTGAAAGAGCGGTGAATGGACTGCCAGGGGTTGTAAAAGCCTTGCTTAATACCGTGACAGGCAAACTCGTCGTAGAAGGCCAAGCCGACCTTGAGGCTATCCGTAAGCTGGGTAAGGAGGAAGACTATTCGGTAGAGCCGGTTCAGCAAGCCGCAGCGCCAGCCGCAGCAGTATATCAGGTTGACGGCATCTGTTGCATGGATTGTGCTGCCAAGTTCGAGAAAGCAGTATCCGCATTGCCGGGAGTAACGAGCGTTACGCTCAATAAAGTAACTGGCAAACTTACTGTGGAAGGCCAGGCCGATTTAGAGACGATTCGCCGGCTCGGCGCTGAAGAGAACTATACCATAAACCCGGTGCGGGAAGTTAGTGTTGGTCGGTCGCACGTCTTCCAGGTTGATGGCATCTGCTGCATGGACTGCGCTGCCAAGTTTGAGAAAGGCGTGGCGGCTTTGCCCGGTGTAAACAAGGCATCGCTTAATACAGTCACCGGCAAGCTGACCGTGGAAGGTGAAGCTGATCTTGAGGCCATCCGCCGCTTAGGCGCCGAGGAAAATTACACGATTACGCCTCTTGCGGACCAGCCGCTATCCGCACCCAAGGCGGCTGTGACAAAACCGAAATGGGAACTCAGGCGGGCTATCCTATCTGGCGTTGCGCTGGCTGTCGCTTACGGAGTGGAAAAGTTCGGCGGACCATCAATGGTTTTCCTCCCGCTCTATATCGTTGCCATGGTCCTGGGCGGCTGGGGTAACTTCAAGAAAGCGGCCCGTGCCCTGCCCCGTTTCAACTTTAACATGAGCGTGCTAATGAGCATCGCTGTGGTCGGTGCGCTGGCCATCGGCCAGTACGAAGAAGGCGCTTCCGTCGCGTTCCTCTATGCGATTTCCGAAATGCTCGAAGCATGGACGATGGATAAGGCCCGCCGCTCCATCCGGCAGCTCATGGATATAGCGCCCAACACCGCCCGCATTCGACGGAACGGCAGTGAGTTGGAAGTTCCGGTAGAACAGATCGCCGTTGGCGATGTGATGATTATCCGGCCGGGCGAAAAACTCGCTATGGACGGCGTCATTATAAAAGGCGAGTCGGCCATCAACCAGGCGGCTATCACCGGCGAGTCGATCCCGGTGGAAAAAGGCCCTGGGGCGGAAGTTTATGCGGGTACTTTAAACACCCATGGATCGCTCGAAGTGGAAGTAACCAAGCTCGTTCAAGATACAACCATTGCCAAGATCATCCACCTGGTGGAAGAGGCGCAGGGCCAGCGGGCGCCGTCCCAGGCCTTTGTGGAGCGGTTCGCGGCTGTCTACACCCCGGTAGTTATGGCTCTCGCCGTCGGTATGATATTTGTACCGCCGCTGCTGCTCGGGTATGAATGGGCGCCGTGGATTTACCGCGGGCTGGCGCTTTTGGTTGTCTCCTGCCCGTGCGCACTGGTGGTGTCGACACCTGTGGCCATTGTCAGCGCCATCAGCAACGCCGCCAAGAACGGCGTTCTCATCAAGGGCGGCATTTACCTGGAGGAATTCGGCTCCCTCAATGCTATCGCGTTTGACAAGACCGGTACGCTGACGAAAGGCGAGCCGGCCGTGACCGACGTTATTCCGATGGGTAATCTCTCCGAAATGAAGCTGCTGGAGACAGCGGCCAGCCTTGAAGCAAGATCCGAGCATCCGCTGGCGACGGCCATTGTAAAAGCTGCCGAAGCGAAAGGGTTGTCAATAGTGCCGGCCGAAGACTTTGCCGCCATAACCGGGCGCGGCGCTCAGGGGACTATCGACGGTCAAACCGTATACATCGGCAACCCACGGCTGTTTAACGAACTAGGCGTTTCCTTAAGCCCGGTTGAAAAAGAGGTCGAACGCCTGCAGAGCGAAGGCAAAACGGCCATGATTGTCGGCACTAGTGACAATTACCAGGGTATAATCGCTGTGGCCGACGAGGTGCGGGAAGCCAGCGAAGCCGCTATCGCCGGTCTGAAAAAGCAAGGCATCACCCACACCATTATGCTCACCGGCGATAACGCCGCGACTGCTAAGGCCATGGCCGCACGGGTGGGGGTGGATGAATTCCGCGCCGAGCTGTTGCCCCAGGATAAAGTTACCGCCATAAAAGAGCTGCTGGAGAAGTACGGCAAAGTCGCCATGATCGGAGACGGCATCAACGACGCGCCGGCGCTGGCCCTGTCGAGCGTTGGCATAGCGATGGGCGGTGCGGGTACGGATACGGCCCTGGAAACGGCCGATATCGCCCTCATGGCCGATGACCTCCGCATGCTGCCGTTCACCGTCCAGCTTAGCCGCAAAGCGCTTAAAATAATCCGGCAGAACATCGGTTTTTCGCTGGTTATCAAGGCGGTAGCCGTATTTGCGGTATTCCCCGGCTGGCTTACCCTGTGGCTGGCGATACTTGCCGACATGGGGGCATCCATCATTGTTACGCTGAACAGCCTGCGGCTGCTGCAGGTAAAACCTAAAGAGTAA
- a CDS encoding metalloregulator ArsR/SmtB family transcription factor, whose product MKQPECEIDVCEELCEHPQAICLAKSEMITDEDAYRMADLYKLLGDATRIKILHVLSKRELCVCDIAAVISMGQSAVSHQLRLLRNARLVKFRKEGQMAWYSLNDDHVAKLLSQGIEHITHE is encoded by the coding sequence ATGAAACAACCGGAATGTGAAATTGACGTATGCGAAGAGCTTTGCGAGCATCCCCAGGCAATCTGCCTGGCCAAATCTGAGATGATTACCGATGAAGACGCCTACCGGATGGCCGATCTATATAAGCTTCTGGGGGATGCCACCAGGATAAAAATATTGCATGTACTCTCCAAAAGAGAGCTGTGTGTTTGCGATATTGCCGCGGTCATTTCCATGGGACAGTCGGCGGTTTCCCATCAATTGCGCCTGCTGCGCAACGCTAGGCTCGTCAAATTCCGCAAGGAAGGTCAGATGGCCTGGTATTCCCTTAATGACGACCATGTTGCGAAACTGCTGTCCCAGGGGATCGAACATATTACCCATGAGTAG
- a CDS encoding Fe-S-containing protein — MIESLVVTLREGIEAALIIGIILAYLKRTGKTQLNRYVYIGLGLAVVASILGAVLFTALDFDPENEVLEGTMLLIGGIFVGSMVLWMQKTAKNIKQTMENKLGRIVESGADLKKQGWGLLAFAFFMVFREGIETVLFLSALSLGEAPVMGWVGGLLGIAMSVLFAYFFINGSLKINLAKFFNVTSLILMILVLRLFAGSAHEFAEVGLIPMTPAIMYILGLIVRDNSTAIISMIMLTLPIVMILLDNTNKPQTDVAAIKDPIARRQALAKLQQEKNWKYAVVGAALAINLVLGWDLVEAMTKPTVDPMPVTVTAQDGKIIVPIDKLDDGLIHKYAYRANGTDVKFLLIKREDGSIGSGLDACEICGPQGYYQEEDNKTNVICRNCNAPIPIPTIGFPGGCNPVAVEAQVDGDNVVIAASHLADKGVPVYNKKAN; from the coding sequence ATGATTGAATCATTGGTCGTAACGCTACGGGAGGGTATCGAAGCCGCACTAATCATCGGCATTATATTGGCCTATCTGAAGCGGACCGGCAAAACCCAGTTGAACAGGTACGTGTACATCGGTTTAGGATTGGCCGTTGTAGCCAGCATTCTCGGCGCAGTCCTGTTTACGGCCCTGGATTTTGACCCGGAGAACGAAGTTCTGGAAGGTACGATGCTGTTGATCGGCGGCATCTTCGTCGGTAGCATGGTCCTCTGGATGCAGAAGACGGCCAAGAACATTAAACAGACAATGGAGAACAAACTGGGCCGCATCGTCGAATCCGGCGCTGACCTGAAAAAACAGGGCTGGGGGCTGCTCGCCTTTGCCTTCTTCATGGTCTTCCGCGAAGGAATCGAGACGGTACTCTTCCTGAGCGCCCTGAGCCTGGGCGAAGCCCCGGTGATGGGGTGGGTTGGAGGATTGCTCGGTATTGCCATGTCGGTACTGTTCGCCTACTTCTTTATCAACGGCAGCCTCAAAATTAACCTGGCGAAGTTTTTCAACGTAACCAGCCTGATCCTCATGATTCTGGTTCTCCGCCTTTTCGCCGGCAGCGCCCACGAGTTCGCTGAAGTGGGCTTAATTCCGATGACTCCTGCCATCATGTATATCCTTGGCCTCATAGTCCGGGACAACTCCACGGCGATTATCTCCATGATCATGCTGACCTTGCCAATAGTGATGATCTTGCTGGATAACACCAATAAGCCGCAGACGGATGTCGCCGCCATCAAAGACCCAATTGCAAGGCGCCAGGCTCTGGCGAAGCTGCAGCAGGAGAAGAACTGGAAATACGCCGTTGTCGGCGCCGCTCTCGCCATCAACTTGGTTTTAGGCTGGGACCTCGTGGAAGCGATGACCAAACCGACTGTGGACCCCATGCCGGTAACGGTGACCGCTCAGGATGGGAAAATCATTGTGCCCATCGATAAACTGGATGACGGCCTGATCCACAAATACGCATACCGGGCCAACGGGACGGACGTGAAATTCCTGCTGATCAAGCGGGAGGACGGCAGTATCGGCAGCGGCCTGGACGCCTGCGAGATTTGCGGTCCGCAGGGATATTACCAGGAGGAAGACAACAAGACCAACGTCATCTGCAGAAACTGCAACGCGCCCATCCCCATTCCCACCATCGGTTTCCCCGGCGGCTGCAATCCGGTGGCCGTTGAAGCCCAGGTGGACGGCGACAATGTGGTGATTGCCGCTTCCCACCTTGCGGACAAAGGCGTTCCCGTATACAACAAAAAAGCCAATTAA